A window of Gossypium hirsutum isolate 1008001.06 chromosome D13, Gossypium_hirsutum_v2.1, whole genome shotgun sequence genomic DNA:
TACTTCTAGAAGAAAATATAACTACAGAGCAAATACCTGAAGGGATGAACATGAGGAGAGTTCAACTGGCAGTTCTTGGATAGAATTTTTGGAAAGATTGAGTTTTATGATTTCACCTGATTCCCATGCCTCAGATGGGACAACGCTTAAGCCCATGCCTTCCAGCGAAAGTTCCTGAAAGCAGATGAACAAGAAATGTTAGTTGCAAAATCGCATACCAAGAAGTTCAAGAGTGAATCAGGATATTATTGTTGAAAATAACTCGGACAATACATGAAACTTATATAAAGTTAGAGCTTATATGAATTTGATATTTCGAAAAACAAACTTCGATTAAGCAGTAATTCAAATTGACAATTTATATGATGGTCTATTTTTCTGGATTCATACATCTTGTAATGCAAACCATGTTCCAATGAAAAGTATGAGCCAATGTCCTCAAAAGAGGGGCAGAAGTAACAATTAGTTGAACTAACCTATTAGACTCACCATCCAGAATAATAGGATCAAACACAAAATACAGGATATACTCCAATAGAAGATCAGACTGAAATCTCGAAATGAATCTTTAAGTTGATATGGTAAAGGAGATACCTTTGAAGTGAGGGACAATCGAGCTGCCATAGTAACTACTTCCTCTTTGGCAGGGGTTTTAGCTCCTGAATCTACAAGAAAAGCTTCATTATGATTCCTAAGAATAAGAAATGGTACAGAACCAAAAATCATTGGAATTTGAAATTTGGTCAAAAGCCTCCACCGGAAGCAAGGAGGAAGTATGTGAGATATCAGATAACAGCTATAGACTAAAATGGTACAATGTAGAATGCATGTTGAAATGAATGTACCTTCAGCCTCGGAAAGTCGGCTTCTAAGATATCTCAATAAAGCTGGTGTAGGTCCTGAAACCAGAGAACTGCACGGACAAAAAAAAGATATCAGCTGATAAAACATGACTAAGAAGAGCACTGAACTTTATGAACAAATAAATCCCTCAATGCCTCAGACCTTCTTAGAGTTCGCAAAGGGTTGCCACTGAGCAAAAGTTTTCGTAACGTAGTCATCTTGCCTAGACAGAACAACATATTAGATCCGAGTAAAATATGTTCATCATGAATATCGAAGAGTCAAAAcatgtttatattgttttttCCACCGAATGTGAGCAggaaaggaatatatatatatatatagtcagCCAAAACTGATGCTTTTGCTGCATCCTAAGAGTATCATGTGCTGCTACACATTCCAATTAAAGATGCATCAGAAGTGAATAACTAATGATCCGAAGTTTGCAAAGCTTACCAAGCTCAGCGGGCAATCCAGTCAACGAATTATTAGAAAGATCCAGAACTGATAGAGATAACTTGCATGCTCCTACCGGATATTCCTTCAACTGCATGCATTTGAAGTATTCAGTATGCAGTTCCATTTTAGTAAGATTCAGACTATTTCCAGGACCAAAGAAGATAAACACGAACATGGAAAAAAACAAGATGAAGTAACTGTATAAATCAAATGACCACATGCACACATTACATTTTCTCAGAAAATATATTACACTAACAAATGTGCCACAAGACCTAAAAATACTCATGGCTCAAAGAAACTACTAGCCTTATTACGGTTACATCTGATGTAAACATCCTAAAAATGCATTCAACACAGCTAAGAAATCAGAATGAAGCATAAACCAGATACTGGCTTGATGGTTGGTCAACTAAAAAGCAGATGTAAAGATGTTTAAAACAAAAGACAGCCATGACATCCGTGTGATGCTAAATTGTTGGTATAATATTTAGTTTTGGCAAGGATTAACATTGTGGTGGACATCTAATCATGCACAACAGTAGGATGGAATTTAATTGAATTCATTTTGCAATATCTGAATAACCTTTCATGTGTACTACTTGTAATAGATGGTGCGAACTAGAGTCAACTATGTAAAGCCATATACTGAAAATAAATCAAGTTTTGctaaaaatagaccattttcatGTACATTCAACTCATTACAGTTTTCCTATTAAACCATAACTGTCACAGAATCAGGTCACTAATCCAGCAGTATAACCTATGGTGAGCTCAAATACAATGATTTGGCAAAAGAGATTGAAATAGGTACCTGGTTTGAGTGAAGATCCAATGTCCCTAAACGAGAAAGGGCACCTAATTCCTCGGTTAAAATTGACAGTGCATTATTCCTGAAAATTTGAGGTGGCAAATACCAGATGAATACGAAAAAGTACAAAACTTTCAGGTAACTAATTAAACATCTTTTGTAACCGGTGGACAAGAATATGACCCCATATAGAATTCCGCTAGAGAAGAGCAACCCGATATTGATGGTGGGATTGATGAAATTCCTGCATCATACAGTAACGGTATGACTTATCATGCAGTACAAAAGGATGATTTCTAGCATAACTCTGTATTTCACTCACTGTTCTGGTGAAGATCAAGACGGATGAGACGCATAAGGCATCCAATGTTCTCTGGTATACCACTCAGCAAGTTCTTTGCTGCAGGGATGTCAAAAATTTCTTTTACAATTGGAGATTTAAACATAACTGATATAAACTAGAAAAGTCATATCACAATAAAATATTACATGCATTGAGTTCCGTAAGCATTGTACATGATGCAAACAAGTTCTCAGATAAAGCTGTTAACTTGTTCCCCTGACACAATTAGAACATAACGCATAAATTAGGCTCTGAAATACAAcattaatgataattaattacaacagcaaccccataatcaaaaaaagaaaaaaaaattacaacagcAACTTCCAACAAGACTCTCCAAAGCAGTCACATTGTACAAAATAATTGTCTTTAAATACCTCCACATCTAGTTTTGTCAATTTCGAACAGTTTGTAAGATCTTCAGGCAAGCTTGTTATCAAATTATTCGATACCTGCCAGaacgagaaagaaaaaaaaaaaagaagccttTTATGgatcatatataatattaaataaaatatgatgaaaCTCGTAGTTTTATGACAAGAAGATTTTAGCACATCATAAACTGGATTTCTTAGTTATCAGGTTAGCTGACCTCTAGAACCTAATTGTCAAATGACAACCAAATAAGCAAAGGTAAATATATTTACACTTTACAACATGAAAATGGTTGGAAAAGACAACTTAAAAGAGCAAGAAAACCTTCTTTGAAAATAACTCTAGCATCCATTCATAACAGAAGTTGGGGATATGGCTTTAAAATACAAATGATGCGCACGTTTGAGATTGAAACTAACCAACAATGATAAATTTCACAAAAAGATATTATATCCAAGGAAATGCAGAGGACATACACCAAAACTACTTGTGGCTTTGTAACAGAACTTAAACATTATTGTTGGGGGCAGTAACTGTGTTCAAAGATCAAGATGTTTCTATAGGTGAAGCAAAAAGTGGCAGAAGTCAAATCCGGAAAGCATATTCTTGAAGGgcattaaaaagataaataataataacgaCGGTGATAGATAAAGagaaaatacaaaacctttagaTCTGATAAATCTGAGCATTTTCCAAGTGAGGATGGAAGTTCCTTAATACGATTGCTTGAACAATCAAACCTGGAAGTCACACAAGGGTAATCCAATAAGACGGTAAACTAAGGTTCTGATTCTTTTCTTCAATTAAAAAAGAAACCACAATCTGATCCTCAAGCATAAGGAAACAGCATATAAAATGACCATAGATATTAAGCAAGAGAATCATTCCATTTTCTATGTTGAAAATATGCATATGATCATCAAAATATAATGAATGCAATAACACAACTATACAAATGCAAAAATGCCATTAGCATCACAAAATTAATAGCACCACAACGACAAAGAAAGTAAGCGagcttttatttatttgaaagatgtGGGAGAGGTGCAGAGGAGCTTACTTGACCAAAGAAGTTGCCAAGCCAATCTCCTCTGGTATTGTCACTATAGAGTTAAAAGACACATCCAACAACTTCAGCATAGAAAGCCTATAAAGATAGCAGAAAGAATAAGATCATAAGATGAAAATTTTGAAGCATAACTAGAAAAATCCATAAAGAGAGTAACAAAGAACTCACTGTCCGATTGCAGCCGGAAGATCTGTAAGCTTATTGTGACTAACATTCAACACAGTCAATAAAGGTAAGTTCCTCACTTCTTCCTTCAATGACTCGATATTGTTATGTGCCAAAATTAGCTTTTGTAGCTCCACAGccttatagtaataataataataataataataaaaggaactcaaattaagcttaaaaaaaggaagtttgaaattaaattaaatggaaAACGTAacgataaatttaaattaaattacctCCCACCATTTTTCACCCTCCCCAACAGCATCCAAGCTTCTGTAGATCTCTTCCGGAACATCTCTGTAAAAAAATGAGATAAAAGAAACAATGAATTGAAATGTAGCAGTGAATTGGAAATgaagaaaggaaagaaataaagGGACCTGAGAGATCGATTGGATAAGTTGAGAGAACCGGAAGCTCTTGCAGCTTTCAGTAATCGATCCATATTATTTGGGATGTTAAGACATGAATGAAATGGTTTTGAGATCTGCTCTCCGTTCGCCTCTTTACTTTTGTCTTCCGCTGTAATACCTGCGTAACCGACTATATATTAGATCCCTTCCCATGACATGTCGGATTCTTTTCCTTTGGGAATATATATTTAGgcgtttaaaaaaatatttctgaatttaaaagtaatttaaaaaaaaatgttgtaaGTAACCAATTATTTTCggctgaaatttttaatttttttgagaagaaaaagttaaaaattttagtttttcttctaCCAAAAGTACTTTTagtacttaattactttttttactCTTCCAATacatagtttttttcttttttttcttagtgcataattacaattgtgttaaaataattaattaaaaaaatattttttaaaatactaattataaatatttaatagttatatttaaatatttaaaatatagtttatatattctaattaaattttataaataattaatatttattgcttaaaaatatttaaaatttatatttcatatattaaaatattaacaacaa
This region includes:
- the LOC107920313 gene encoding plant intracellular Ras-group-related LRR protein 6, encoding MDRLLKAARASGSLNLSNRSLRDVPEEIYRSLDAVGEGEKWWEAVELQKLILAHNNIESLKEEVRNLPLLTVLNVSHNKLTDLPAAIGQLSMLKLLDVSFNSIVTIPEEIGLATSLVKFDCSSNRIKELPSSLGKCSDLSDLKVSNNLITSLPEDLTNCSKLTKLDVEGNKLTALSENLFASCTMLTELNASKNLLSGIPENIGCLMRLIRLDLHQNRISSIPPSISGCSSLAEFYMGNNALSILTEELGALSRLGTLDLHSNQLKEYPVGACKLSLSVLDLSNNSLTGLPAELGKMTTLRKLLLSGNPLRTLRSSLVSGPTPALLRYLRSRLSEAEDSGAKTPAKEEVVTMAARLSLTSKELSLEGMGLSVVPSEAWESGEIIKLNLSKNSIQELPVELSSCSSLQTLVLSRNNIKDWPVAILKSLPNLSCLKLDGNPLRQIPSDGFQAISMIQILDISGNATSLPENPAFSNLPHLKELYLRRMQLREVPSEIMSLRQLQILGLSQNSLQSIPDGFKNLTSLTELDLSDNNISTLPPELGLLEPSLQVLRLDGNPLRSIRRPILDRGTKAVLKYLKDKLPEQ